The nucleotide sequence CACCTAATCACCTCATCCCTTCATCACCTAATCACCCAAAAACTCACTTCATCTCCCCTTCTTCCTCTTTGCGGAAGTGGCTTAGGACCAGTTTATCGGTGAGGGCGGGGAGCCATTTGTTGAGGAAGACGGTGAGTTTGCCCTGGCTGGTGAGTACTAGGTCGCGGCGGCGGTGCTGCACGGCGTGCAGGATGTGCTGGGCCACTTCCTCGCTGCTCATCATCTTCTGCTCGTCGCGCGGCGACTCGCCCTGCTGCGAGCCGTCGGCGGCCAGCGCTACTTGTCGGATGTTGGAGGCCGTGAAGCCCGGGCAGGCCAGCAGCACATGTACGCCCTGCGGCAGCAACTCGGTGCGCAGGGCTTCCAGGAAACCATGCATGGCAAATTTGGAAGCCGAGTAGCCGGTGCGGCCCGGCAGCCCGCGGTAGCCGGCAATGCTGCTGATGCCCACCACCGAGCCCTTGCTGGCCAGCAGGTGCGGCAGCGCGCCTTTGGTGGTGTACACCGTCCCGAAAAAGTTGGTCTGCATCAGGCGCTCAATCACGCTCAGGTCTACGTCCTGAAACCGGGCGCGCATGCTGATGCCGGCGTTGTTGAGCAGCACATCGAGGCGGCCGAAGGTGCTGATGGTTTCGGCGACGGCGCGCAGGGCGTCGGCGGCCACGCCCACGTCGGCGCGCACGGTGTGGTGGCGGATGCCCAGGCGGGCCAGCTCCTGCGCGGTTTCCTGGAGGCGGGCTTCGTCGCGGCCCGTGACGACCACCTGCGCGCCGGCCTGGCCAAAGGCCACGGCGCAAGCCCGGCCGATGCCGGAAGTACCGCCGGTAATCAATACTACTTTGTCTTTCAT is from Hymenobacter yonginensis and encodes:
- a CDS encoding SDR family oxidoreductase — protein: MKDKVVLITGGTSGIGRACAVAFGQAGAQVVVTGRDEARLQETAQELARLGIRHHTVRADVGVAADALRAVAETISTFGRLDVLLNNAGISMRARFQDVDLSVIERLMQTNFFGTVYTTKGALPHLLASKGSVVGISSIAGYRGLPGRTGYSASKFAMHGFLEALRTELLPQGVHVLLACPGFTASNIRQVALAADGSQQGESPRDEQKMMSSEEVAQHILHAVQHRRRDLVLTSQGKLTVFLNKWLPALTDKLVLSHFRKEEEGEMK